GACGGCTGTTTCCCACTCGCGCTGCTGGCTAGCTTGTGGGCATGACGGAGCACCCCGGGTTCGGCGCGATGCTGGCGTGGCTGCTGGACCACAGAGAGCTCGGCGCGCAGGAATTGGCCGACCGCGCCGAGCTGGACGCGGACGCGGTCCGCTCAGTGCTTGCAGGCGATAGCCCCGGCGAGGAACTGCTCCGACGGCTTGCGCCGGCACTGGGATTCCACGCCGTCGATCTGTTCATCCTCGCGGGGCTGGCGGTCCCGGACGACATGGCGCCGCTGGACACCGCTGCCGCGACATGGGTGAAGGACGCGGTGACGGATGCGGTGCGTCTCCCCTCAGCGGGACGCCGTGAACTCCGGCAGCTGATCCGCTCACTGCCGCAGGAGGAACGGCGTGCCGGCTTCGCCCCGAAACCGCTCATGCCCCTCCCGGGCGGTCCGGGCGCTCGGGTCATCCGCATGCTCCAGCACCGCAACCTGAACTGGTCGGGAATGGCGATGACGCTTGCGTTCGTGACGCCCACCTACCTGTCGGCAGCCACGTACGGTGCGATCGGCTCCGATCGCAAGGAGCTGACCCCGCGCCTGGTGACGGACTTCTCCGCCCTGCTGGGGATCGACGCCCTCGACCTGGCCGCGCTGACGGGCGTCACTCTGCATGACGTACCACCGCCTCCGACCCGGGCGGCGGTGGACACCGCAGCGCTGCTGTGGGAGGCGCGACGCCTCTCCGCCGAGCAGGCACGACACGTCTCCGAGCGTGCACATTCCATGCGTGGAGACTTCCGCGAGCGCACTTCATAGAACTGCCCGGACCCTGACACCCGCCGGCAGTCATGGCGCCAGTGCCCGCGGTTCAGTGGCATGCGGACGACCGACTTCGTTGAGACAGGACAGCAATCGCCCGGTCCGGCTGCCCGCCCCCACCCCGCTTGCGGTCCAGTCGCCGCGGATTGGCCTTGGCCCGCGGATCCCCGGCGGCTCTACCGTCGCGTCATGAGGATTCGTATCGTCGACGCGTTCACCGACCGCCCCTTCGCCGGCAACCCCGCCGGGGTCCTGCTCCTGGACTCCGAGGGCTTCCCGGACGACACCTGGCTCCAGCAGGTCGCAGCCGAGGTCAACCTCGCCGAGACCGCGTTCGCCCACCCCCTGCCGCCGGGCGGGGAGGCCGACTGGGCACTGCGCTGGTTCACCCCGGTCACCGAGGTCGACATGTGCGGGCACGCCACCCTCGCCACGGCGCACGTCCTGCACACCACGGGGATCGCGAGCGGCGAGGTGCGCTTCGCGGCGCGCTGCGGAGTCCTCACGGCCACCGCCCACCGGGACGGCACGCTGACCCTCGACTTCCCGACGGCCCCGCTGACCCCCGCCACCGCCCCGCCCGGACTGGCGGAGGCCCTCGGCGCGGAGCCCCTCACCGTCCTCGACACCGGGGAGCACATCGGCGACCTGCTGGTCGAGCTCGCGGACGAGGCAGCGGTACGCGCGCTGACGCCGGACTTCCCCGGGCTCGTCGCCTGTTCGCGGCGCGGGATCATCGCCACCGCCCCGGCCGGGGACCCCTCGCGCGGCTACGACTTCGTCTCGCGCGGGTTCTTCCCCCGGGTCGGCATCGACGAGGACCCGGTGACCGGCAGCGCGCACACGGCCCTCGCGCCGTTCTGGTCGGCGCGCCTGGGCCGGGACGAGCTCACCGGCCTGCAGTGCTCGGCCAGGTCCGGCCTCGTCCGTACGTCGCTGCGCGGCGAGCGCACCCTGCTGACCGGCCACGCCGTCACTGTCATCGACGGCGAACTGCTCACCGCGCCCTGACAGCCCGACGGGGCGTACGAGAACTCCGTACGCCCCGTCGTCGGCCCGCCGCTCACGGCGTGGGCAGCCAGTCCACCGTCCCGGCGAGCAGCGCGTAGCCGACGAACGCGCCGATATCGAGCAGCGCATGCGCGACGACCAGCGGTCCGACGCGCCCCCAACGCCGGTACAGCAGCACGAAAACCACACCCATCACCAGGTTCCCGATGAAACCGCCGATGCCCTGATACAGGTGATAGGAGCCGCGGAGCACCGAACTGGCCACCAGGGCGGCCATCGGCGTCCAGCCCAACTGCCCCAGCCTGCGGAGCAGATAGCCGACGACGATCACCTCCTCCAGTACGGAGTTCTGGAGCGCGGAGAGAATCAGTACGGGGAACTTCCACCACACGTCCGGCAGCGACTCCGGCACCACCGTCAGGTTGAACCCGGTGGCCCGCGCCACGAGATAGAAGGCGAGCCCGGCGCTGCCGATGCCGGCGGCGACCAGGGTGCCGCGGCCGAGGTCGGACCCGGGCCTGGTGCGGTCGAAACCGATCACCCGGAGGCTCGCGCCCTCCCTGATCAGGAAGTGGGCCACGAGGGCGACCGGGACCAGAGCCGATGCGATACCGAACAGTTGCCAGGCGAGATCCAGCCAGGGCCGCCCCGGCGCGTACGAACCGTTCAGCGTGGCCGCCTGGTCCTTCAGTCCCCCCGGCTTCGTCAGCGACCCGACGAAACTGATGAGGGCAGACACCCCGCTGGCCCCGAGCGAGAGAGCCAGGACCAGCACCGTTTCGGACCGCAAGATCCTTCGCGGTACGGCCTCTTGGGGATAAATATCAGCCACGCGCCCCGCCTCCACCTGTACACCTGCCTTTAGTTGTGCATTCGCATCTCATCCCGCCCACCGTCCCGCTAGGGTCTCGAATGCAGGTACGAAGATCATGCTCGACCGGCCGGGGGACGACCACCATTGGTGATGGTGTGGTCCCCCTTTTCCTTGTTCATCCTCAAGGAGGGGCACCACCGACATGGGACGTCACAGCTTGCCCGACGGCTATACGGCGGAGGGCGCCGGGGACGCCCCTCCCCGGCGCCGCCGCACCGTCGCCATCGCCACCATGCTCGTGCTCGCAGTGGCGGCGGGAACGGCGGTCGCCGCGCAGGGCGGTCTGCTGTCGTTCTCCGAGTCCTGTGAGGACTCGGCGGTGCGGCTGTCCGTGGCCGCCTCCCCCGACATAGCCCCCGCCGTGCGCGCCGTCGCCGACCAGGCGCGCGCGGACGAGGTGAGATCGGACGGCCACTGCCTGTACGTCGAGGTGGCGGCCCGCGACTCCTACAAGGTCGCGGACGCACTGGCCAGAGGTGACAAGGCCCCCGACTACGAGGTCTGGCTGCCGGACTCGGACCTCTGGCTGGACCGGGCGATGGGCAACGGCGACGGCATCCCGGTCGCGCCGGGCGACTCCGTGGCCTCCTCCCCGGTGGCCCTCGCCATGGTGCCGTCCGCGTCCCGGACGCTCGGCTGGCCCAGGAAGACGTACTCCTGGGCCGAGTTGGTGGCCTCGGCCATGCAGTCGGACAAGGTGCGTCTCGGCGCCGCCGACCCCGCCCGCAGCGCCACCGGGCTGCTGGCGCTCGCCAGCATCGGCGCGTCCTCCGACGAGCAGGGCGGGGACAGCGACACCCGGGTCGCCGAGACCGCGAAGGTCCTGGCGCAGCGGATGTCCGACAGCGACGCCCATGTGCTGGAGACCCTGGCCCAGGACAGCTCGGGAGCCGAGGAGGGCAACCCCAGACGGAACCAGGCGGTGCTGCTCTCGGAGCAGGCGGCCTTCACGCACAACGCCGACTCGACCGGCGGCGGGAAGCTCGACCTCTTCTACCCGAAGGACGGCACCCCGCTGCTCAACTATCCGTACGCGCTGGTCAACGAACCGGAACTGACCACCAACGAGAGCCGGGCCGCCCTGCGGTTCATGACCCTGCTCAGGAGCGAGAGCTCCCAGCGCACGCTGGCGAAGCGGGGGTTTCGTACCGCCGACGGCACCGCGGGCACGTCGGTCGTCGCCTCGGCGGGCGGCAGGAAGCCCCAGCCGTACGCCACCTCGGCCGCCGCCCCGCCGTCCGCGGCGGCGCTCCAGGAGACGCTCGGCATGTGGACGATCACCGTGCAGAGCGCACGGCTCACCACGGTCGTCGACGCCTCCGGTTCCATGGCCACCCTCGTGCCGGGCCGCGGCCAGTCACGGATGGACGTCACCAAGGCGTCCCTGATCCAGGCGCTCAGCCAGTTCACGCCCAACGACGAGATCGGGCTCTGGGAGTTCGCGACGACGCTCGACGGCTCCAAGGACTACCGCAAGCTGATGCCCACCCGCCGGCTCGGCGACACGGCGAAGGGCGGGGCCACCCACCGGGAGGCGCTCGCCGCCGCGTTCGCCGCGCTCCAGCCCGTACCGAACGGCGCCACGGGCCTCTACGACACGACACTGGCCTCGTACAAGGAGGCACTGTCGACGTACGTGAAGGGCAAGTTCAACGCCCTGGTGATCTTGACGGACGGCTCCAACCAGGACCCCCGGAGCATCTCCCGCAGCGCGCTGATCGACCAGCTCAAGACGCTCACGGACCCGGCGCGCCCCGTGCCGATCCTCGCCATCGCCGTCGGTCCGGACGCCGATCGCGAGGAGGTGGCCGACATCGCGGAGGTGACCGGGGGCGGCGGCTACCAGGTCACCGACCCGGCCGAGATCCAGGCCGTCATCCTCCAGGCGATCATGACGGCCGGACAGAGCGGCCACGCCGCGGGCGAGTAGCCCGCGGCGCGTCCCGGCACCCTCGTCGCTCAGGGCGCCGGGAATCCCACGGGCCAGGTGTGCACGGGCTCACCCGCCTGCATCAGTTCGCCGTAACGCCGGGTGGTGGCGGCCAGGGCCGCGTCCCGTTCGAGACCCGCCTCCAGGGCCCGGTGGTAGGTGTCGACCTGCCAGGAGGCACCGTTCATCCGCCGCTTGCACCGCTCCTCGATGACACCGAGGTAGAGATCGCGGTCCGCGGGCTCGATGTTCCAGGCATCGAGCCCGGCGGCGGCCAGGGGCAGCAGTTCGTCGCGTACGAGCTTGACCGCGGGCACCTTGGTCACGCCGCCCGAGCGGCCGGGGCGCGGCCAGAGCAGCTCGGCGTCGATGCCGTACCGGCAGGCGGTGTCGAAGTTCTCGGCGGCTGCGGCGAACGGCAGCCTGCTCCAGACGGGCCGCGGCTCCTCTGCCAGCGCGCGCACGAGGCCGTAGTAGAAGGCCGCGTTCGCGATCACGTCGGTCACGGTGGGGCCGGCGGGCAGGACCCGGTTCTCGACCCGCAGGTGCGGAACACCGCCCGCCAGACCGTAGACCGGACGGTTCCACCGGTAGACCGTCCCGTTGTGCAGAACGAGCTCCGCCAGTTGCGGCACTCCGCCCTCGTCGAGCACGCGCAGCGGGTCCTCGTCGTCGCAGATGGGCAGCAGCGGCGGGAAGTAGCGCAGGTTCTCCTCGAAGAGTTCGTACGCGGAGCTGATCCAGCGCTCCCCGAACCAGGTCCTCGGGCGCACGCCCTGATTGCGGAACTCCGGCGGCCGGACGTCCGTGGCCTGCTGGAACAGCGGCGGCCTGGACTCCCGCCACAGCTCCTTGCCGAACAGGAAGGGGGCGTTGGCCCCGAGTGCGATCTGCACGGGGGCGATGGCCTGCGCCGCGTTCCACACGTCGGCGAAGCGGTCCGGCGTCACCTGAAGGTGCAACTGGACCGAGGTGCAGGCCGATTCGGGAGCGATGGACGGAGAGGTGAAGACGAGCCGTTCGACGCCCTCGATATCGAGAGCGAAATCCTCGCCGCGCGCCGCCGCCATTTGGTCGTTGAGCAGGGTGTAGCGGTCGACCTGCGAGAGATTCGCCGAGACCACGTCCTCCCGCCCCAAGGTCGGCAGGATTCCGATCATCAGGATGCCCGCGTCGACCTCACCGGCCTTCCGGTGGGCATAGGCGAGGCCGGTCCTCAGCTCCTCGGCGAGCTGATCGAAAACACGGCCGCTCAGACGGTGCGGAACGATGTTTACTTCGAGATTGAACATCCCTAGTTCGGTCTGGAAATCCTTGCTCGCGATGCGCTGGAGCACCTCGGCATTCATCATCCGCGGCATACCGTCCGCACCTGCGAGATTCAGCTCTATCTCCAGCCCCATGAGATTCCTGGGGCGCTCGAACCTCCGCTCGGACAGCAGCCTCCCCAGCCCCTCCAGGCACTGGTTGAGCTTGTCGCGGTACGCCTGCCGATCGGACAGGTCAAAGGCGCCCGCCACGACCTTCTCCCCCATCGCAGCGTCCTTCCTAGGTTGACCGGCCTGCGGACCAGGCCGTTCGTATCACGATCGATAATGCCCAGACGAGGTGATCGATAACGCCCTCACGGACCCCGTCCAGACGATAGTCTGATGAAGGAGGCCGGGGGCACATTCCATCGGCAAGGCGCGGGTGCACATTCCTCTTCCGGATGCGCGGGTAATGCGCCGTCGAGTTTCAGCCTACCGCCGTCTCGGGTAAACCCCTGGCGGAGGACGACCGGGCCGACCGTATCGCCAGAAACTCCGCATTCCGAAGTCCTGATACCGCCTTGCGGACAATATGGAAATCGGCTAGCGGAAA
The Streptomyces sp. NBC_00234 DNA segment above includes these coding regions:
- a CDS encoding PhzF family phenazine biosynthesis protein codes for the protein MRIRIVDAFTDRPFAGNPAGVLLLDSEGFPDDTWLQQVAAEVNLAETAFAHPLPPGGEADWALRWFTPVTEVDMCGHATLATAHVLHTTGIASGEVRFAARCGVLTATAHRDGTLTLDFPTAPLTPATAPPGLAEALGAEPLTVLDTGEHIGDLLVELADEAAVRALTPDFPGLVACSRRGIIATAPAGDPSRGYDFVSRGFFPRVGIDEDPVTGSAHTALAPFWSARLGRDELTGLQCSARSGLVRTSLRGERTLLTGHAVTVIDGELLTAP
- a CDS encoding CPBP family intramembrane glutamic endopeptidase, which encodes MADIYPQEAVPRRILRSETVLVLALSLGASGVSALISFVGSLTKPGGLKDQAATLNGSYAPGRPWLDLAWQLFGIASALVPVALVAHFLIREGASLRVIGFDRTRPGSDLGRGTLVAAGIGSAGLAFYLVARATGFNLTVVPESLPDVWWKFPVLILSALQNSVLEEVIVVGYLLRRLGQLGWTPMAALVASSVLRGSYHLYQGIGGFIGNLVMGVVFVLLYRRWGRVGPLVVAHALLDIGAFVGYALLAGTVDWLPTP
- a CDS encoding substrate-binding and VWA domain-containing protein, with amino-acid sequence MGRHSLPDGYTAEGAGDAPPRRRRTVAIATMLVLAVAAGTAVAAQGGLLSFSESCEDSAVRLSVAASPDIAPAVRAVADQARADEVRSDGHCLYVEVAARDSYKVADALARGDKAPDYEVWLPDSDLWLDRAMGNGDGIPVAPGDSVASSPVALAMVPSASRTLGWPRKTYSWAELVASAMQSDKVRLGAADPARSATGLLALASIGASSDEQGGDSDTRVAETAKVLAQRMSDSDAHVLETLAQDSSGAEEGNPRRNQAVLLSEQAAFTHNADSTGGGKLDLFYPKDGTPLLNYPYALVNEPELTTNESRAALRFMTLLRSESSQRTLAKRGFRTADGTAGTSVVASAGGRKPQPYATSAAAPPSAAALQETLGMWTITVQSARLTTVVDASGSMATLVPGRGQSRMDVTKASLIQALSQFTPNDEIGLWEFATTLDGSKDYRKLMPTRRLGDTAKGGATHREALAAAFAALQPVPNGATGLYDTTLASYKEALSTYVKGKFNALVILTDGSNQDPRSISRSALIDQLKTLTDPARPVPILAIAVGPDADREEVADIAEVTGGGGYQVTDPAEIQAVILQAIMTAGQSGHAAGE
- a CDS encoding glutamate-cysteine ligase family protein, which translates into the protein MGEKVVAGAFDLSDRQAYRDKLNQCLEGLGRLLSERRFERPRNLMGLEIELNLAGADGMPRMMNAEVLQRIASKDFQTELGMFNLEVNIVPHRLSGRVFDQLAEELRTGLAYAHRKAGEVDAGILMIGILPTLGREDVVSANLSQVDRYTLLNDQMAAARGEDFALDIEGVERLVFTSPSIAPESACTSVQLHLQVTPDRFADVWNAAQAIAPVQIALGANAPFLFGKELWRESRPPLFQQATDVRPPEFRNQGVRPRTWFGERWISSAYELFEENLRYFPPLLPICDDEDPLRVLDEGGVPQLAELVLHNGTVYRWNRPVYGLAGGVPHLRVENRVLPAGPTVTDVIANAAFYYGLVRALAEEPRPVWSRLPFAAAAENFDTACRYGIDAELLWPRPGRSGGVTKVPAVKLVRDELLPLAAAGLDAWNIEPADRDLYLGVIEERCKRRMNGASWQVDTYHRALEAGLERDAALAATTRRYGELMQAGEPVHTWPVGFPAP